The Alosa alosa isolate M-15738 ecotype Scorff River chromosome 11, AALO_Geno_1.1, whole genome shotgun sequence sequence ATCGTTTTATCTACACGAGGAATTCTGACATAAATCAATTTGTCATGGAAAACACCGAAATTGTTAGCGACAATACTTTAACCCCTGAAATCCGTTTGAGCCTCTTCACTCCAAAGTGCCGATTTTGGCAAGCACGACCAGATACATGGCCCTTTTCAGACCCTTATTGGGCAATATACTGGCCTGGAGGGCAAGCGCTTTCAAGGTATGAATTTGAATTATGTTTTGACAAAGAGGCTGTCATTTTACAACTAATGCATTTAACGCATTACCGTCTTTAATTTAATAATTACTAATGCATTTAACGCattatgtcttttttttaatgtcttCTTACACTTAAGTAATAGTTCTGGCACATTTGACTGTATCTAATTTGGATTCAAATCCATCCTTCAGGTATTTGTTAGATAACCCTGAGGTCTCCAGAGGGAAAAAAGTGCTGGATCTCGGTAGTGGTTGTGGAGCATCAGCTATTGCTGCAAAGATGTGCAGTGCTTCTCATGTGGTTGCCAATGACATAGATACAGGTAAAACCCAGTCGCCAAGTTGCACAAAATTTGCATGTAACAATGACATTTGAAGACAAATGCGGTCCAAATGTAAATACTTGGCTATGTCCTGTAGGCCAGTTGCCAATGAAAGAAAGATAAATCTGAGGCATGTTGTATCTAAGGATGAAAGTCTGTTCTCTCATGACAGTTGCTGCTGTAGCTATACAGCTGAACTGTGAACTTAACAATCTGGAGCCGATTCCCTGTGTCACTGACAATCTCATTGGATCTGAACCTGAGCACTGGGATCTCATCTTGCTTGGAGACATGTTCTATGATGAAGACCTGGCTGACAGTTTGCATACTTGGCTGCAGATGTGCATCAAAGTCCACAACACGCAAGTGTACATTGGTGACCCTGGACGTGCACAGTTTGAAAACCACAGGATTAAAAACTTCATCAAATTACTGGCCCAGTACACATTACCAGAATCAGTTAGAGAGGAGAACTATGGACTAACCAGTAGTACTGTTTGGCTTTACAAACCAGATGTGTAACCCTTGCGAGTGCACTTGTCCAAATTCTCTCTTTAGAGCAGGTCAATCAATTCTGATGGAttcttttttttagcttttGCACAAGTATCGGGCGCCTGTAGAAGGATAAAGTAAGACCATTAAAACCATTGCAATGGGTAAATTAGAAACTCAATGTTAACTTTGTGAATCACAAACTCAAACAGAAGGTATCATGGCAGTTACCTGCCAGACCTGAAAACATATTTTTCCCTCTATACCATGGTAGACAGCTCATATTTTATTATTGTGCACACAGTTAGTCATGGCAATGAATTGGAATGAAACTGATAATACCAGAACAAAATAACAGAGGATATACATGTGTTTATGTTACACAATAAATGTTTAAATTACATAAATCATGTCAATAAAAGCTTCAAATAAATAATGCTCCTAATGAGAACAGTGCACAATCAAAAATTACCATGCATATTTAAAAATTAACACAAGTCACCATTATGTATAGTATTCCCACTATGGAATGCACACAAACGGCACGTCTTCACATGTTGAAGTTGAACTCAGAAGTCAGAAAGGGGAACTGATGAACAATATTGTAGCACATGGATGTTTCCTCAGTAAATTGTCCAGGTCACATGTTTTATCTTGTCCCTACCAGTGTGGGTTTGTAGGGCCTCTCTGGACCGATCTTGAAAGCAAATAAGATGACGTGATAATGGTCACGAGACAAAGAACAAAAGTACATgtagttaaaaaaaatgtatacaaaatattttaatgatttttAAGGTACCAGCATAAATGATCACATGTTCCAACCTGTAATTAGTGGACATCCATGGAAGACAAATGTTCTGATCTTGGTGCAATTTGTGAGAACAAAAATCACTGCCTCGTCTGTCAGCTTTGTACATCTTGACATATGGATTTCCTGCAAAACATATGATTGGGGATGGTCAAGGCAATCAGGACCGGGGACATGTTACCAGCAACACAAGATTACCCATCTTATACCAGTTCCTCACACAAATCTGTAGATAAAAcccttacatacatacatatgacaATTCATGGACACTTCATGGATAAAAAACCCCCACAACTACAGGTATTACTCTGTAGTTTCCAGCAGAGACAATAGAAAACTCAAGCACAACAGACCATATGAATCCTTTCACTATTGTAGGCTGCATCACATGATGTTAATTACATTTCATCAACTTTTGTCTGGAGAAGTATAGGCAATGCACACATAGTCATTTGCCTGCCGGGAGGAAAGCCCTCACTATTCTAACAATGAACGTTGCATGATCATCTTGATCATATTACAAAGCAGCTCCTGGAGAGCGCAGGTTGGATACCCAGACATGTGTGTTGCATTAGTGAGATACTGAAATAGAGAACACCAATTCTTCCCATATgtaacattttgtaaataaaccTGAATTAAAATAATATGCATTGTACAGCCTAATGGAAAAAACGAAAGGTTTAACACATATAGGGGAAAGTCACAAAATTTATTCCACAATACCATGAGGTCTCCTAATTATCAATCCACATCAAATGTTCAAGCCATTAACATCTGAATCACTATTTAGATGATTCACTATTTAGATGTATTCATTTAGTACAgtacatatatttattttcatcaGTATGAggacacatacagcacacatacaacacacactttgcctGCAAAGCTATTCAACCTGACCCTTGTCACATGGTCACCactacagggttcccactctaagtcaaatgtaaaattccatgacttttccctgacaaaaaaaaatgaatttccatgacttacgaTACTACTTACTAACGTATAGCATTCaagaatattttactttttagaGTGAGAGATTCATAAATGGGCACTGAATAAACAATGTTGGGATACTCAAGGAAGCAGTAAAACAAATTACCAGATATGCACCAGTTCTGCGTGGAAATATTTGTATcgatgtattttggcaagtacattttaaactccTACatcaaaattccctgatattccataactttgccccaaaaatgataacattccctgactttccatgtctggaatagactttccaaaattccatgatattccagaaattccatgacccgtagGAATCCTGCCACTAATAGTTTGTGTCTGGATAAACATGTATGCATTGCCTGACTAAAACAAGCCTATCAAGGCAGTCCCCTAGCCCCTGGACAGTAGTTGGCTCACTCGATCTCACGCCACACATGACTTACATCTTTGCTTTGTAATGTTCTAATTTGATTATTAAATACAATACAAGTTAAACTGACGACGGAATCAGTTCATTTTGTATGGTGCTACATATAGATCAGTGCGACTGACGCACTCTGGACTCGCATCTAAACAACTTCCTGGTTTTCATACCCTCCGGCCCTCAGCCTTGTTTAGGTTTACAAATAGCCGCCAGGAGAATAAAGTAAATTATCTTTTAGAatttaggcctactgacaaaggGTTGAATACTTTTGCAAGGCATTGTATCCCTCACATACTCTCACCTTCAAACTGTTGGAGCACAATCCTGTTGCAAGGCTGATGACACCCGCATCTGTAAACTAATGCATGTCAAGAAAAGACAGCATTATGACACACTCTCCTTAATGAGCATTTGTTATAGATCAAACTGGTTGGGGATCAGAGAAAATAAAAGGAGTGCATTACAAACAAAGAACTTAAAAGGAATAATAATGATTACATTATTACACAATACTCAGGTTTCAGTAGCATTATTTGATGGTTTCAGCTTTCAAGCATTCCTCTGCTGTAAGCAGAggtggacagagtacacagcttcattacttgagtaaaagtacagataccctttgctaaattttactcaagtacaagtaaaagtacaacagtcagatgtctacttaagtaaaagtactaaagtacttgtttttaaaagtacttgagtatcaagagtagcctacattttctaaatattgcattactactgccacagtgcttacatttatgtacagaaacgtcctacatggagttatgaaaaatgttaattttaataccttggagaatgtaaaaggaattaaaagtaaaataaagtcATTTtaatctttttaccatgttgccagggatgggcagtatttctaatacatgtatttaaaatacgtatttcaaatagaaaatactattttgtaattgaaacacttgaagcgaaaactatcatgaaattgttcagaaaattagtcacttgtttcgtccatggtttcgtctcttatctaaatctgaacatggagttgactttggcggaaagctgaaggtgattgctgataggctatcccaatcagtggtgcctgcacaatccaatcacgtttgagagggaaaaaacaaattgagggtttccgagatttttattttttcctttttttttttagaagtaacgggtactcacgtttatggatagaaatgtagtggagtaaaaagtacaatatttgcctctcaaatgtacttgattaaagtcatgagtactccccaaaaatgatactcgagtaaagtacagatcccccAAAATTGtgctcaagtactgtactcaagtaaatgtactccattactgtccggctctggctGTAAGTAAACACAACTGTTTTTAGACAGTCTCAGTAGCTCAAATATCTCTTACCAAGGTGTCTGAGATAGAAACTGTGTGGAGCATATGGCAGTTAGCTCCTAGCTCTTGAATGGCTTTGTCACTTAGAGCTGTGCAGCCCACAAGACAGATAACTTCCAGTCCTGTGCAGCAGCGTGCCAGGATCTGGACACCTGAATCTGTCACCGACACACAGCCAGACAGGTCTACCCATTTCAGGTTTGGACAGGAGGATGCAAGCGCTCCTAAGCCTGTGGGGACACATCATCACTTTTAAAgtaatttcattcattcatatttttattgcatttctttttatatatgtatatatcttCTCACTAATTTAAGGTTATTCCTGGGAAAATGTAGGAAATATTTGCCTACATAAAATAAGTagaaaaagaaatatttttCTAGTAGCCTACCTCTTGATGTAATTTCTGTAGAGTTGGAGAGGCATATTCGATTTAAATGCCAGCAGGAGATTTTTTGCAATGCCACGTCAGAAAGCCTGCAGTTGTGCAAGTCAAGTGTTTTTATTCCTGAATGCAACACCTTAAGACACAAAAGGAGAATATTTCTATTCCTACGCTTGTTTAGATATATGAGACAGTGTATCATATCATATGAGTGCTACTGAAGTCACCCATGAGGGGGTCTTTTATGTTCTATTTTTATGCTCTCAGGATTTGTTCCCCAGTTTTGTATTGTCTCTATGATAATGGGATTCTCTATTTTTGTGTCCTGTGTTGCCCATCTTAAATTGGATGATCTGAAAACTCATGGAAAAGCACAACAGTGCAGCAGAAATAATGGAGAGGCAGCTAGTTACTTAAGTAGTTAGAGGTATAGTGGAGCAGTAGCCTCTCTGTCTGAAAAAAGGTTGGCTCAGGTTAAATTGTAAGTCCCCGATGCTCTGGATAAAAACATCTGCTAAATCCCACTCGCAGTGACATCACACCTTGCGTGCACAGTGACCACTGTGTCAAGTATACT is a genomic window containing:
- the amn1 gene encoding protein AMN1 homolog isoform X1 produces the protein MKPSGDRHSWSVDYVARRAENCYKKDLRDLPENIKDKVVRIMSLRGTLTDSNISQVLHSGIKTLDLHNCRLSDVALQKISCWHLNRICLSNSTEITSRGLGALASSCPNLKWVDLSGCVSVTDSGVQILARCCTGLEVICLVGCTALSDKAIQELGANCHMLHTVSISDTLFTDAGVISLATGLCSNSLKEIHMSRCTKLTDEAVIFVLTNCTKIRTFVFHGCPLITDRSREALQTHTGRDKIKHVTWTIY
- the amn1 gene encoding protein AMN1 homolog isoform X2, with product MEVQSLVDLSVDYVARRAENCYKKDLRDLPENIKDKVVRIMSLRGTLTDSNISQVLHSGIKTLDLHNCRLSDVALQKISCWHLNRICLSNSTEITSRGLGALASSCPNLKWVDLSGCVSVTDSGVQILARCCTGLEVICLVGCTALSDKAIQELGANCHMLHTVSISDTLFTDAGVISLATGLCSNSLKEIHMSRCTKLTDEAVIFVLTNCTKIRTFVFHGCPLITDRSREALQTHTGRDKIKHVTWTIY
- the etfbkmt gene encoding electron transfer flavoprotein beta subunit lysine methyltransferase; amino-acid sequence: MLASFRHSIADTWLFRGLYRFIYTRNSDINQFVMENTEIVSDNTLTPEIRLSLFTPKCRFWQARPDTWPFSDPYWAIYWPGGQALSRYLLDNPEVSRGKKVLDLGSGCGASAIAAKMCSASHVVANDIDTVAAVAIQLNCELNNLEPIPCVTDNLIGSEPEHWDLILLGDMFYDEDLADSLHTWLQMCIKVHNTQVYIGDPGRAQFENHRIKNFIKLLAQYTLPESVREENYGLTSSTVWLYKPDV